Proteins co-encoded in one Oxyura jamaicensis isolate SHBP4307 breed ruddy duck chromosome 7, BPBGC_Ojam_1.0, whole genome shotgun sequence genomic window:
- the ZFAND2B gene encoding AN1-type zinc finger protein 2B, with product MDRRDTRRDTRRAVPSSPRHPAPRWSRANQGRAGGTCPPGQGFVPPTPFSPRPQDVQVPVCPLCNTPVPVRRGEMPDVLVGEHIDRHCKADPAQRKRKIFTNKCLKPGCKQKEMMKVICEQCHKNYCLKHRHPLDHDCSGAGHSLSTAGHAALARAQASSSKAVTPPGSGAAQPADSPSARGRAAASQTPSTSPPAAVLQNGLSEEEALQRALELSLAESARGSAQPPSTQEEEDLALAQALSASEAEYQQLQRQAHGSKPSNCSMS from the exons atggacCGGAGGGACACCCGGAGGGACACCCGgagggctgtgcccagctcccCCCGGCACCCCGCACCCCGCTGGAGCCGAGCAAACCAGGGGCGAGCCGGCGGGACGTGCCCGCCCGGCCAAGGCTTCGTGCCCCCGACGCCTTTTTCGCCCCGCCCGCAGGACGTGCAGGTCCCCGTGTGCCCGCTCTGCAACACGCCGGTGCCCGTGAGGCGAGGGGAGATGCCCGACGTGCTGGTGGGCGAGCACATCGACCGCCACTGCAAGGCCGACCCCGCGCAGCGCAAGCGCAAG ATCTTCACCAACAAGTGCTTGAAGCCCGGCTGCAAGCAGAAGGAGATGATGAAGGTGATCTGCGAGCAGTGCCACAAGAACTACTGCCTGAAGCACCGGCACCCCCTGGACCACGactgcagcggggctgggcaCTCGCTCTCCACAGCCGG ACACGCCGCGCTCGCTAGGGCCCAGGCCTCCTCCTCCAAAGCGGTGACCCCGCCAGGCAGTGGAGCTGCCCAGCCCGCAGACAGCCCCTCCGCCAG gggcagagcagccgCGTCCCAgacccccagcacctccccgcCGGCTGCCGTGCTGCAGAACGGACTG AGCGAGGAGGAAGCGCTGCAGCGGGCTCTGGAGCTGTCCCTGGCGGAGTCAGCACGCGGCTCGGCGCAGCCGCCCAG CacgcaggaggaggaggacctGGCACTGGCCCAGGCGCTGTCGGCAAGCGAAGCCGAGTACCAGCAGCTGCAGCGGCAG gcGCACGGCTCGAAGCCGTCCAACTGCAGCATGTCGTAG